The proteins below are encoded in one region of Streptomyces cyanogenus:
- a CDS encoding gamma-aminobutyraldehyde dehydrogenase: MSTELRRLRNYIDGEFRDAADGRTTEVVNPATGEAYATAPLSGQADVDAAMEAAARAFPGWRDTTPAERQKALLKIADAFEERAEELIAAEVENTGKPVGLTRSEEIPPMVDQIRFFAGAARMLEGRSAGEYMDGMTSIIRREPVGVCAQVAPWNYPMMMAVWKFAPAIAAGNTVVLKPSDTTPASTVLIADIVGSILPKGVFNVICGDRDTGRMMVEHEIPAMASITGSVRAGMSVAESASKDLKRVHLELGGKAPVVVFEDTDIAKAVEDISVAGFFNAGQDCTAATRVLVQESIHDEFVAALAKAASETRTGQPDDEDVLFGPLNNPNQLKQVAGFIDRLPAHAKVEAGGQQVGDKGYFYAPTVVSGLKQDDEIVQNEVFGPVITVQSFTDEDQAVEWANGVEYALASSVWTKDHARAMRMSKKLDFGCVWINTHIPLVAEMPHGGFKKSGYGKDLSAYGFEDYTRIKHVMTSLDG; this comes from the coding sequence GTGAGCACCGAGCTGCGTCGTCTGCGCAACTACATCGACGGTGAGTTCCGGGACGCCGCCGACGGACGGACCACCGAGGTGGTCAACCCCGCGACGGGCGAGGCGTACGCGACCGCGCCGCTGTCCGGGCAGGCGGACGTGGACGCCGCCATGGAGGCCGCCGCCCGCGCCTTCCCGGGCTGGCGCGACACCACGCCGGCCGAGCGGCAGAAGGCCCTCCTGAAGATCGCCGACGCCTTCGAGGAGCGCGCCGAGGAGCTGATCGCGGCCGAGGTGGAGAACACCGGCAAGCCGGTCGGGCTCACCCGCTCCGAGGAGATCCCGCCGATGGTCGACCAGATCCGCTTCTTCGCGGGTGCGGCCCGGATGCTGGAGGGCCGCTCGGCCGGCGAGTACATGGACGGGATGACCTCGATCATCCGCCGCGAGCCGGTCGGCGTCTGCGCCCAGGTCGCGCCGTGGAACTACCCGATGATGATGGCCGTGTGGAAGTTCGCCCCGGCCATCGCCGCGGGCAACACGGTCGTCCTGAAGCCGTCGGACACCACCCCGGCCTCCACGGTCCTGATCGCCGACATCGTCGGCTCGATCCTGCCCAAGGGCGTCTTCAACGTCATCTGCGGCGACCGTGACACCGGCCGCATGATGGTCGAGCACGAGATCCCGGCGATGGCCTCCATCACCGGCTCCGTACGCGCCGGCATGTCCGTCGCCGAGTCCGCCTCCAAGGACCTCAAGCGGGTCCACCTGGAGCTGGGCGGCAAGGCCCCGGTCGTCGTCTTCGAGGACACCGACATCGCCAAGGCCGTCGAGGACATCTCCGTGGCGGGCTTCTTCAACGCCGGCCAGGACTGTACGGCCGCCACCCGCGTCCTCGTCCAGGAGTCCATCCACGACGAGTTCGTGGCCGCGCTCGCCAAGGCCGCGTCCGAGACCAGGACCGGGCAGCCGGACGACGAGGACGTCCTCTTCGGCCCGCTGAACAACCCCAACCAGCTCAAGCAGGTCGCCGGCTTCATCGACCGCCTGCCGGCCCACGCCAAGGTCGAGGCGGGCGGCCAGCAGGTCGGCGACAAGGGCTACTTCTACGCCCCGACCGTCGTCTCCGGCCTGAAGCAGGACGACGAGATCGTCCAGAACGAGGTCTTCGGCCCGGTCATCACCGTCCAGTCCTTCACCGACGAGGACCAGGCCGTCGAGTGGGCCAACGGCGTCGAGTACGCCCTCGCGTCCTCGGTGTGGACCAAGGACCACGCCCGCGCGATGCGCATGTCCAAGAAGCTCGACTTCGGCTGCGTGTGGATCAACACCCACATCCCGCTGGTCGCGGAGATGCCGCACGGCGGCTTCAAGAAGTCCGGTTACGGCAAGGACCTGTCGGCGTACGGGTTCGAGGACTACACGCGGATCAAGCACGTGATGACGTCGCTGGACGGCTGA